A section of the Pseudomonas fluorescens genome encodes:
- the recQ gene encoding DNA helicase RecQ produces the protein MLEQAQRVLKDIFGYDSFRGRQGAIIERVASGGDALVLMPTGGGKSLCFQVPALLREGLAVVVSPLIALMDDQVATLEELGVAAAALNSTLSADQQRDLAARIRRGEVKMLYLAPERLVQPRMLAFLQSLEISLFAIDEAHCVSQWGHDFRREYLQLGQLAELFPNVPRIALTATADKRTREEIVERLHLQNAERFLSSFDRPNIFYRIVPKEQPRKQLLAFLSERRSDAGIVYCLSRKKVDEVAAFLCEQGYPALPYHAGLPNELRAYHQKRFLNEEGLIMVATIAFGMGIDKSNVRFVAHMDLPKSLEAYYQETGRAGRDGLPADAWMVYGLQDVVMLKQMLQNSEGDERHKRLEQHKLDAMLSLCEETRCRRQTLLAYFDEDMPQPCGHCDNCVDGVQTWDATEPARQGLSAIFRTGQRYGVGHLVDVLLGKDNEKVRSFGHQHLSVYGVGKARAEGEWRSLFRQMVARGLVDIDLEGYGGLRLNDSCRPLLKGEVSLELRRDLKPQTTAKSSSTSQASQLVRGEEREQWEALRALRRKLAQEHSVPPYVIFPDSTLLEMLREQPTTLAEMARVGGVGARKLERYGQAFLEVLGGQAEAPKEVADIRHELISLARAGMTPIQIAGQLQCSEKNVYTLLAESIGKQQLSLEQALDLPEDLLGEIQDAFLDGEGELPPVSDIAPLFTGRVPEGVLYCVRAALQSEFEI, from the coding sequence ATGCTTGAACAGGCTCAACGCGTCCTCAAGGACATCTTCGGCTACGACAGTTTTCGTGGCCGCCAGGGTGCGATCATTGAGCGCGTGGCCAGCGGCGGTGATGCGCTGGTCCTGATGCCTACCGGTGGCGGCAAGTCGTTGTGCTTCCAGGTGCCGGCCTTGTTGCGTGAAGGCCTGGCGGTGGTGGTCTCGCCGCTGATCGCGCTGATGGACGATCAGGTGGCCACCCTGGAAGAGTTGGGGGTCGCCGCCGCCGCATTGAACTCCACCCTGAGCGCCGACCAGCAACGCGACCTGGCGGCGCGGATCCGCCGTGGCGAAGTAAAGATGCTCTACCTGGCGCCCGAGCGTTTGGTGCAACCCCGGATGCTGGCGTTCCTGCAGAGCCTGGAAATCTCCCTGTTCGCCATCGATGAGGCTCACTGTGTATCCCAGTGGGGTCACGATTTCCGGCGCGAATACCTGCAACTGGGGCAACTGGCCGAGCTGTTTCCCAATGTGCCACGCATTGCCCTGACCGCCACGGCCGACAAGCGCACCCGCGAAGAAATCGTCGAGCGCCTGCATCTGCAGAACGCCGAGCGTTTTCTCTCCAGCTTCGACCGGCCAAACATCTTTTATCGCATCGTGCCCAAGGAACAGCCGCGCAAGCAGTTGCTGGCGTTTCTCTCCGAGCGGCGCAGCGATGCGGGCATTGTCTACTGCCTGTCGCGCAAGAAGGTCGACGAGGTGGCCGCGTTCCTCTGTGAGCAGGGCTATCCCGCATTGCCGTACCACGCCGGCCTGCCCAACGAGTTGCGGGCCTATCACCAGAAGCGCTTCCTCAACGAGGAAGGCCTGATCATGGTGGCGACCATTGCATTTGGCATGGGCATCGACAAGTCCAACGTGCGCTTTGTCGCGCACATGGACCTGCCCAAGTCCCTGGAGGCGTACTACCAGGAAACCGGGCGGGCCGGTCGCGATGGCCTGCCGGCGGATGCCTGGATGGTCTATGGCCTGCAGGATGTGGTGATGCTCAAGCAGATGCTGCAGAACTCTGAAGGCGATGAGCGTCACAAGCGCCTGGAACAGCACAAGCTCGATGCCATGCTGTCGCTGTGCGAAGAAACCCGCTGCCGCCGCCAGACCCTGCTCGCCTATTTCGACGAAGACATGCCCCAGCCCTGTGGGCATTGCGATAACTGCGTGGATGGCGTGCAGACCTGGGATGCCACTGAGCCAGCACGCCAGGGGCTGTCGGCGATCTTCCGGACTGGCCAGCGTTATGGCGTCGGTCATCTGGTGGATGTATTGCTGGGCAAGGACAACGAAAAAGTCCGCAGCTTTGGTCATCAGCACCTCTCGGTGTATGGCGTGGGCAAGGCGCGGGCTGAAGGCGAATGGCGTTCGCTGTTCCGCCAGATGGTCGCCCGCGGCCTAGTGGATATCGACCTGGAAGGCTATGGCGGCTTACGCCTGAATGACAGTTGCCGGCCGCTGCTCAAGGGTGAGGTCAGCCTGGAACTGCGCCGCGACCTCAAGCCGCAGACCACTGCCAAGTCCAGCAGCACCAGCCAGGCCAGCCAACTGGTGCGTGGCGAAGAGCGCGAACAGTGGGAAGCCCTGCGTGCCTTGCGTCGCAAGTTGGCACAAGAGCACAGCGTGCCGCCCTACGTCATATTCCCCGACTCCACCTTGCTGGAAATGCTGCGTGAGCAGCCCACCACTCTGGCGGAAATGGCCAGGGTTGGAGGCGTCGGCGCGCGCAAGCTGGAGCGTTATGGCCAGGCGTTCCTGGAAGTCCTTGGCGGCCAGGCCGAGGCACCGAAGGAAGTCGCCGATATCCGTCACGAGCTCATCAGCCTGGCCCGCGCAGGCATGACGCCGATCCAGATCGCGGGGCAATTGCAGTGTTCAGAAAAGAACGTCTACACGTTGCTGGCCGAGTCCATTGGCAAGCAGCAATTGTCCCTGGAGCAGGCCCTTGATTTGCCGGAGGACTTGCTCGGTGAAATCCAGGATGCATTTCTCGACGGCGAAGGCGAGTTGCCACCGGTTAGCGACATAGCCCCGTTGTTTACCGGCCGGGTGCCAGAGGGGGTTTTGTACTGTGTACGGGCCGCTTTGCAGTCGGAATTCGAGATTTGA